The DNA segment GCCCTTTTAAATCAAAAGAACTTGTTGTTAATGCATTAGCGGGTAGAAATTTGAGAAGTCAAATGATAAGTTCTAATCTCGCAAATGTTGACACTCCTTTTTATAAAGCAAGAGATATCGAATTTGAAACTGCTTTAGTTAATCGAGCAAATGAAATTTTCAAAAGAAAAGATACTAAAGAACTTGAACTTGCAAATACTGATACAAATCATCAAAAACCTTGGAAATTTCCAGATCCAAATAAATCTACAATTTATTTAAGAGATGGACATTTAGCAAGAAATGATGCCAATACAGTTGATCTAGATGTAGAAACTACAGAAATGAGTAAAAACACTATGATGATTTCTGCTTTAGATGGTGTCTTAAAAAGACAAGGTAATCTTTTTTCAACTATTATTGAAACAAGTTCAAAATTAGGCTAGGAGATAAATAATGGCTTATTTAAGTGATTTTGACATTAGTGGATACGGACTTAGTGCTCAACGTTTTAGAATGAATGTAATTAGCTCAAATATAGCTAATGCAAATACAACTAGAACAGCTGAAGGCGGTCCTTATAGAAGAAGAGAAGTGATTTTTAAAGCAACTGATTTTAGTGAAATTTTAAACAAACAAATAGAAAAAAATAGTAATTTTTTGGAATATGAAAATCCACTTAATGATCCGGCTTCACAAAAAGATGCAAAACCTGCTATAATGAGTGTTGTGGTTGATAAAGTGGTAAGAGATGATAAGGATTTTCGTATGAAGTTTGATCCATCTCATCCAGATGCAAATGAACAAGGTTATGTCGCATTTCCAAATATCAATCCTGTAATAGAAATGGCTGATTTAATAGAAGCAACTAGAGCTTATCAAGCAAATGTAAGTGCATTTACTAGCA comes from the Campylobacter insulaenigrae NCTC 12927 genome and includes:
- the flgC gene encoding flagellar basal body rod protein FlgC, which gives rise to MAYLSDFDISGYGLSAQRFRMNVISSNIANANTTRTAEGGPYRRREVIFKATDFSEILNKQIEKNSNFLEYENPLNDPASQKDAKPAIMSVVVDKVVRDDKDFRMKFDPSHPDANEQGYVAFPNINPVIEMADLIEATRAYQANVSAFTSTKTIAQSAVDLLRG
- the flgB gene encoding flagellar basal body rod protein FlgB gives rise to the protein MISPFKSKELVVNALAGRNLRSQMISSNLANVDTPFYKARDIEFETALVNRANEIFKRKDTKELELANTDTNHQKPWKFPDPNKSTIYLRDGHLARNDANTVDLDVETTEMSKNTMMISALDGVLKRQGNLFSTIIETSSKLG